The segment caagtcggtaaaactcaacacttcgtagtaaaaaaaatgtcttcgggccttaagatcaggtcattgggctagctaggcccaacaaacaagattttacacttttggggcccgaagatggtgcgtagacgtctgtgcacactcgcatgtatgtgtattaccaatcattatttgtatgtatcaaagagttagtagttgtagatttccattggctcgagaccgagccaattcgtttagcaacgacttttggtattgtaatgagttgtatttcgttgatagttgaggtatcattatttgatcaaattgtacacattgaaccagccttgaaatatttctgttttcagcccctcattatttgtaaaatttacattttcaacccttttatttaagtatttcccggtttggtccttaaactatttttcttgacattttaacaccaaaaatcattgaaattaatattttccagcatatttttcaaagaaaacagtttaagtccctgaaaatgcagtttttctcggttttagcctatcttttcgcaattttgacaattttggcccaaaatggaaaatttttgcaactttggtcctttttaaatttaaaaagcattttaaacctttgaaaagggtttgggacacttatagtccactgttttacagaaagttacagttttggccctccaaaacagaaaaattcgcataatgggccttattgggccgaaatttgcatttttagcccaataggcttgaaatttatgtttttaatccaccaattaaatagaattccagaaatagctttattgaaactgttttgacacatttcaaccatcagaatctgtaaaatgtcattttgggcccttaattttgtatttttcacatttttggcccaaaatatgtgtttttagcttaaagaaaattgttgctaaccacttggctatttatctagtaccacttattatgtaggaacatatttgaagctaatatcataaaacatgagttatatctcggttttgaggggtttaatggctagatccaacattaaaacacatataagcatacatataagcatggaaatcatacaaggcatacaaacacatatagatctacactttcacttgtattcccccccacaaaaactcttaaaaacagaaaataggggtatgaatctcaccttgggtgtgtagtttcggttcttgaagaaaaattggaagaaatgaagtgatttttggcccttgcactccttgatgaatttttcgagattatggggtttctagagtgcaagatcatggtttttacatggattaggaagagatttttaataacaaaagaatttaaaccatagatccatgaataatcttaccttaggtgatgatttacttgcaaaatcctcttggaaggtccctaaatttcgagatcttggatggagaagaggaagaagtcttgagtgtattttagagagagtttgtgagtgttttgtgtgtgtgtgtgcaaactctcggccaaacaagaagaaagagaagagaaagagttTGAGTTGACATTCCTTGgtacatgttggtccatgcatggagatatgtgggataatagtgaggtggcaagtgttaagtcaacccttcttcttgggcttttcttttgggccgaaaatgggaaggaaaaaaaaggtttttgggctttttgctcctaagcccaacattagtgttaattagggtatttattggacttataaaataaaattgtgatttttgtgctttattaagctaggttaggtttaattatggatcaaaacttgtgttttatttccttctaggttctacctagcccaaatattgaaataaacgaatgtgggtccaattagagcccaattagggttctagcccatgatagtctaattggaagcttattggcccatttggatccaataaggaagttctagtctaaattagacttaacaagaacttctagggtctccaatcgtttgatgactatctatagtacttgtatcttgtatttgattaaagtttctgattcacattaacttgaatgtatagattacatagcttaaaatttacagttgtgacatttatttcttcatacttataACCTTTCTACAACTTAGAAGTAGCAAACAAAATCAAAATGTTCTTTAGTACCctaaaaatttcaaatatttacCATTTGATAAGACCAACAAGGAGAAATCAAAACATATTACTAACTGAGGTATACTACTTTTGTGAATTAATATTATCTGTAATCATGTTAATCATGTTAATCAACAATATTTACCATTTGATAAAGCTGGTATGGTGTTCCCTACCCTCAATGTCTGGGCACACAACTGGTTGATGTGTCACAACCTTGAATGAATTCCCAACACTCTTTAGGACATCTTGATAACCATTAATAGAAACACCAGGAACTTTTTTCTGCATAATGAATCATAGTTAAAAACAGTTGAAGTTGAGGGAGTATACTGTGTACTTACAATTTTTTGAAGGAAATCTAGATAAATATCTTCAGGGCAGGTATTTTCTTCGGGACAAAGATGTGAATTTCCTTTGTACAGATCAGATTACAACAAATAAATATATTCCAATGAAAGAAATTTCTATGAGGCATTTTGTCAAACACATTTTGAACATCATTGTAGTCTTTTCGATAGAACAACTCCATATGATTTCAACACCCAAAATGCTTCTCACCAATgcgataaaacaaaagaatagaAAAGAAACACCATATCTTATATAAATTTTCTTTGAAAGAGTAGATAAATTCACAAAGTTTGAAGTTCCCCTTCTTAGTGATGAAGATTATTGCAACAAATCTAAAAATAGAGGGTTCTTGCCTAGCTTTTTCTCTTTGTGGATCCACCAACCCCTTATAATAATGTTTCCTTTGAGGACAaaaaaccaacaaccaaaagtaaATTGAGCCAAAATGTAAGACTAAGAAAATGGAAACAGAAAACAAATCTGATGCATCGTTGTCGATTACACTAAGAGAAGGAGGGCGATCAAAATATTGAATGGAGAAATTGCAAAAAGAATTGAAAAACATACCAAATAAAGCTATGACTCGGAAATTGGGAATGAGAAAGATGAATCGAAGGGAATACTCTTGAAATCAATGTGGATTGAGGTTTATATGATATCGACTGACTATGCTATCCAAGTCAAATATGAAAGAAGATAATTATTGATTTATTGGGATTACATTGATAATCTTTGATTTTGAATGCTGATTTTAAGGAAATCAAATGCAATTCGAGTATCATGCTGATTTTATTTGATTTCGTTATTTAATGTTGTAGGCGGGAAAAGAAATCAGTGTATATGTAAAAAAATGACACGTGGATTGAAGAGCTGTATAAGGGGGACATGTGGCGCCTTAAAGAGTCTTTtattagaaatatatatatatatatatatatatatatatatatatatatatatatatatatatatatatatatatatatatatatataacaagctTTTATAAAATCGAAAATTAAGTGATTGAGGCTTTGTGAAATCTTATAAGATGTTAATAGGTAAAAGAATTAGAGTTGGTTGAATATTTTTACCGAAACAACGTAATCCTTTTTTTTGCTAAGACCCTCATAGAAATATGACACTGATGTGTGTAAAGACAAAAGAACAATTGTAGGGACATGTAACTTTCCACGAGGGACCATAATAAATTATTGAAATGTGTCGATCACGGtacattaaatatttttatataagaAACGGGATATTGTAGCGGAGCAAGTTATTGAATATTTTACACACTTTCCTAACAATAAACATATAAGAATCCATGTATAAGATCTCAAATGTAAATTTTTGGATCATTTTTTTTTCATGGACTATTCATTTAATGTAACCATGACTTTGTTGATGGCTTTGGTTTTAGTAAAATTTACAACATTGGTAATCGAAGGGCTAAATATAGCCTGTGAAAAATAGTTAAGGGACGAATTTGGTAATTTGTTCTCTGAGGCCCTGAACAGATAAATCGTTGCTGGAACAAGGGGCATCATTGACGACACGAGGGAGGGAAAAGGAGAGAAAGTTAACCGTACTTTGCAAACGCTGAAAACTTTAATCTCTTTGATTCAAACAGACGATTACACTGGTTATGAACTTATGATGGAGAAGTAAACTTCTTAAAGTATCTGGGTATTAAGTTCAATCTGAAAATTTGAAAACCAAGAAAGAAGGTTATGGATTGCacatggaattcaagaacaagaagaagatTGAAGAACTAGAGATTACCCATGATACCAATCGCAATCGCAAACTCAGCCTCATCGTCAATTTTCGTAGTGCCATACGCTAATAGTGGTGGTTCATCTTCCAAGATAGTTGCCCAGAAGAACAAGCATCCCCAATCTCCAAAGGTGGATTTTTCCCATTTTTTTCGTTTCCATATTTTGTTTTACATAATAATGGGGTTGTGCTACTGCACTTAATATCGTGAAATCTTACGGAGGCAGTAGATTGATTACTAAGCTTATACCTTCTCTTGAATTCCTAGTTTGGTATTACTGCTAACAAGTGAAAATTGGCTGTCAAAAGGAGATAATTCAAGAATAAACGATAATAACATTTAAGAAATTGTTTAAAGAAGTTGTATTTTGATAGGGTTCAGAGCCAGCTCCTGCCAGGATTACATCAAATGTGAAGCAGAATTTGCAGTTCTTGAAGTTATGGAAGGTGATTACTAAATGGTCTGGTCATTTTGTTTGTTTACAAATTACAATTCCAATCATGTATGTGTATACTCCCTGGGTCTAGCAAAAAGGTTATTAATCTTCCAACAAGCCAACCCATAAAGAAATAAAGCATCATGTGAGATGTAATGTGAACTTAACAGGAATATCAAAAGAGAAAATCTGGCACACCAAAGCCTGCTACGAGTTACCGGAGGAAGAAGGTGGAGAAAGGTGACCTTCCGGATGATGATACCGAGCTCTATCGTGACCCTACTTTGACCCTCTATTAGTAATTTTCTTTCGTGGCCTTCAACTTTTTGCATTTAGTTGTTCATCTAATCTTTTATGGAGATTTTATGAAATTATTCAACAGTACAAACCAGGGAATAGACACTGCAGTCCCTGTGTTGCTTGTTGATGGTTATAATGTCTGCGGGTATTGGCCCAAGCTCAAAAAACATTTTATGGGTGGAAGGCTTGACCTTGCTCGCCAAAAGCTTGTTGATGAGCTCATAACCTTTGGAATGCTAAGAGGTATCTGCTTCTTTTCCACTTAATGGGGCCAACATTTTTAATTACACAACCACAAGCTACATAtggttgtttctttttgacttaatgctTACTAGAGAAAATCAACCAACTAAGATTTTCCCCTTGGTCCTATAACTTATTACAAATTTgtt is part of the Lactuca sativa cultivar Salinas chromosome 7, Lsat_Salinas_v11, whole genome shotgun sequence genome and harbors:
- the LOC111916485 gene encoding uncharacterized protein LOC111916485 isoform X3 codes for the protein MIPIAIANSASSSIFVVPYANSGGSSSKIVAQKNKHPQSPKGSEPAPARITSNVKQNLQFLKLWKEYQKRKSGTPKPATSYRRKKVEKGDLPDDDTELYRDPTLTLYYTNQGIDTAVPVLLVDGYNVCGYWPKLKKHFMGGRLDLARQKLVDELITFGMLREVKVVVVFDAMMSGLPMHKENFAGVDIVYSTETCADAWIEKEVAALREDGCPRVWVVTSDRCQQHAAHGAGAFVWSAKALVSEIKTSQKEVERMLQEHKSTSVQGKLLKHNLDSGVVDALKDLRNKLSETDTKIK
- the LOC111916485 gene encoding uncharacterized protein LOC111916485 isoform X2, which codes for MIPIAIANSASSSIFVVPYANSGGSSSKIVAQKNKHPQSPKGSEPAPARITSNVKQNLQFLKLWKEYQKRKSGTPKPATSYRRKKVEKGDLPDDDTELYRDPTLTLYYTNQGIDTAVPVLLVDGYNVCGYWPKLKKHFMGGRLDLARQKLVDELITFGMLRVLTLPCYCIGKFTEVKVVVVFDAMMSGLPMHKENFAGVDIVYSTETCADAWIEKEVAALREDGCPRVWVVTSDRCQQHAAHGAGAFVWSAKALVSEESTLWATARGAMMCPDTTLICLAQTGTSDSANNKQEHKSNKEKRF
- the LOC111916485 gene encoding uncharacterized protein LOC111916485 isoform X1 produces the protein MIPIAIANSASSSIFVVPYANSGGSSSKIVAQKNKHPQSPKGSEPAPARITSNVKQNLQFLKLWKEYQKRKSGTPKPATSYRRKKVEKGDLPDDDTELYRDPTLTLYYTNQGIDTAVPVLLVDGYNVCGYWPKLKKHFMGGRLDLARQKLVDELITFGMLRVLTLPCYCIGKFTEVKVVVVFDAMMSGLPMHKENFAGVDIVYSTETCADAWIEKEVAALREDGCPRVWVVTSDRCQQHAAHGAGAFVWSAKALVSEIKTSQKEVERMLQEHKSTSVQGKLLKHNLDSGVVDALKDLRNKLSETDTKIK